AAAGGTGACATTAACCTTCCTCAGCTGtgagctggggatgagatgaaggaaaCATGAGGATGTGGCATAAAGAAAACAGTAACCAGGGTAAGTTTATGGTTAGGGGACAGGACAATAACCCCTGAGAATCAACAGATTTTTGAGGGCCACTGGTTGCTCATTTTGGTTTAAGTCACGCCTTACACTTAGTGCTATGACTATGACTGCAATGTTGCAATATGATAATTCCCAGAGCTTCCAGAAAAGGAAAGAGGCCTTCCTGCAAAGCACTGCTGCAAGGTTGTATAAAGCTAGGAGAGATCAATCAGACATATAATACTTAAAAAGAAGTCCAatccccttctttttaaaagttcagtacTGATTTTCTTCTATTATGCTTTATGCTAGTATTCCTTCTGTCATGTTTACTTCTTTGCTGCCACCCAGTGGTCATCTTCTTCCCTCTCCATTTAATCTACAGGATATGTATTTGgagtttttaaactttcttagCCCCCCAAAAGGGCTGAATCTAAACGTTGTCCTGCGAAAGCAGACAGTAGAACTAAGTGCACTTTTGAGTATGTGCACTTCCATACCTAGAACATAGAGCCATTTGATTTTCAGGCAATTCATGGGGATTTTCTTGTCACGTTGACAGGCGGATCTGAGAATGTCTTCTTTGACCTCCAGATGTAAAATTGGCTTGTAGCAGGGATTAGTGGTGCCTACAGAATGCAGCACTTTCATCAACTTATCTAAAGTGCCACACTATAATGACACAAGCATCTCCCATTTCATGTTTTGGGAATTCATTTTGTTCGAGGAAGGCAGAAATAGCCTTGCAAGAACTAGAACAGGGTCCCATATGGCTGCAGAGGTATCAGCGTGAAGGCAGGGGCTGGCATGGCAAAAGATAAGGTGCCTGAAAGAGACAGATTCTTATGTAAACAGAGTGCAGGTTCCATCAACAGTCCAGCCTCAGAACTAGGCTTCAAGCAGTCCATTGCAATGAAAGGGCAGGAGAAGGAAAACTTGGGGGCACACATAAAGATATGATTAGATATTTAGATCCTCTAGATAccaattttcattattattagtaCTTGTATCTACAGTAAAAGCAATTTTTCTACACATACCAAGTCCTCAATTATTGTGTGAGAATATTGGAATGCTAAGGAAAGAGAATAATTGCACTGGCATGCAATAGACTCATTATAGACAGAGCCCAgtagactatgttgcttcctccACTATTTATATTAAAGGAGGTTGCCTCCATGAAACTGCAAATAGATACAGATGACTGTCACTGACAAGTCACCATCCAGACAGATAATCCATGACTGGTCATCAAGTTGAAGCTGCCCCATTTGCACATCTCAACTTCTTACTACTCAATGTTCTCATTAGCTACATACCTGAAAAGGATGACTGACTGGTTCAGCTACCTCTCAGATTTTCTGATAATTTAAAATGTTGTCTATAAAAGTTCTATGTGATTTGTAACAAAGCTATTTGGAAAATCCAGTTCTCCCATCTAAACCTGACTAGATCTGGGTCCTTTTACTTTTTCCAGTAGGAGCCACATTTCATAGGAACTTGGAGATCTTATTGCTCACAGGATCTGGACACTATCTTTGTTGTGCTTTCACCACAAGACCCAAACATTTTTGCCATATAAAGTGATGTATTGCTTAATAGAAGTGTTACTtctttttcatgcattttattttagctttttttacctttcatattttttttaaacttttattagTCCATCTGTGTTTCATTGTTAATTATCTTTTAGTTCGGTGGCAATTAAAATAATCTAAGCTGTTTCTGGTTCCTAACTAATCTGTACTTCCTCTGGAAAGAAAGGCATAAACTaacatactactactactactaataataataataataatatcacatCAGAGATTTTTAATATTAAGAAATACACTGTCAAATCACAGAGAATACAGCAAAAATGTTATAAAAGCTACTATACCATCTAGTGGTTAATGAAAGACATTACAAATAATCATCCTTGATGTATGTAGggtatgtatgtactgtagaaTCTGTTTTCATtataatttgttttcatttatattttatatttgagcATATTTCTCAACATGTGCATGAATGCAcaacaaatgaaaacaacaaaacattttaaaaattaggttaATTAATTCTGTATATCTCTCAAAAGGTAAGAAGCCAAATAATGTAGAGCTTTGCTCAGTCCATGTGGCTAATAATCCAAAACTGCCTTTTTAAATGGTTCTCTTAAAGATTTGCAATTTGCCATTTGGACTAGAACCAAAATGAATGTCATATTGTGCTACTGTCTCtaaaaatttgtttcattttgtttatggTTTTGAGGTTATTCCTCAATTTAATAGCAATTATTTTCTAGTTTTCTTCAATCTAAAGCTATTTGCTCAACAGCCTTATTTTTGAGGCATTATATTAGCTACAAATTCTTCCACTGAAAAAAAGCCTGTGATATTAACCGCCACCCCACCCACATAAAACAATGAAAGTAACTTAACTTCAGAACACTTTCAGTATGTTCATTGTTCTCTCTTACCAGCAGAGTCTTTTAGCTCAGTTTTAGAGTTATAGCAATTTAGAACAAGAAGTATCAAAGTACTTAACCCATGAATTACTGTTCAGGTAGATGCTCCAAGTCATGATTTGacatcaaagaaaaaggaaaagaaaagaacaatactTATTTCCAGCTATACCACCTATAAACCAACATACAGAATCTTCTTTATCAGAAGAgacattaccaaaaaaaaaaaaatctaaaaacaagaAAGAGTTATCATGCATGATACTTGGCTACATCTTATTCAAGAAATTATTAATGACTCAACTCATTTTTGTGCATCTCTGTATATTACCTAGTATTTGAAATGAATATACTTTTTATGGAGTTCAATTGAATCCTTCTTCTAACTATGCTCTTTGGAGTCTGTCCAGTCCAAGTTCCCAAGAACTATAGTCCAAGTACTCCATTGTGTTGCAAATGTCAGCCTACATTTGGAGACAGATCTTATAAAAGTAGGGGTTGGAGTAAAAATAGCTGTATGTCATTTCTCTTGAAGATTAACCTTTTTCCCAGTTGCCCTAACTCCTTTAACATTGGTGGATGGATATTGATCTTCATGGAAGCAATATTTCATGGTGAAACATATGTTATCATGGCTCTCCTTCCCTGGGTTATGAGCAATCGGAAAGCTTCTCAGACTGGGGAATTTGATGCACAGCACCAAGGCAATTTAAGCAGGTTCCAAATCTCTCTACTGCTAATAGCCTAACGTAGTTTGTAATATCTGCTACTCTTCTCACACAGCTGGATGTCCCTAACCATAGAAAAGTCTTTACTTTGTCTCACTATATTACCCTCTCTTAGGCTGTGTTAGATGGATAATATAGAAAGATCCCTCTTTTAGAATGACTGTAACCTTGCAATAATGAACAGGTTGACCCTACTGAACACACACTTCTTCCTTTTATACAGACTTGTTAGTATTCTTATTTTTCCATTGTTTATTGGGTTGTCAGACTGCACAATTTTAGATCTCTGTGTTACTCTGACTGTACTTATTTCATAACACATAATATTGCTTTATGCAGTAGTGTGCAAAATTCACTGAGAACTAATTGCTAGTCAAACTAATTGGCCTAAATAGCTTATATTTCCACTCTTGCCCTTAAATTGAGTACATTAGTACTACAACTTTTACTGTTACAGcttactttttttagttttttcataTAGCATAAAATATTATCTTACTGtggtttattattgttattacacCATATTGAtatcattttaatattatttttaatgagtCTTGCAACTTTTCATAGATTTtagttttataataatttatagtTATGtgtcactgtttttttaaaactaaaatcacTCTTTTCACAAATGACAAGCTTAGGTTttctctatggaagcaaaagttggactttaaagaagcaagacaggaagagtattgatgcttcgaACTTGGTGTTAGAGAAGAGTCCTGAggataccgtggacagccaagaaaacaaaccaatggatcatcaaacaaatcaatccagagttctcacttgaagcacaagtaaccagggtcaaattatcctactttggtctcattatgtgaagacccagctctgtgAAAAAggttttaatgctgggaaaggtggaaggaaatagaaaaaaggatgaccagcagcaagggggatggattcagttacagtggcagtgagtgcactgttgggagacttgaaagaacaggttagattgtcttggagaaaatctatctgtgtggtcactaggacttgaaaatgacttgatggcacagaatcagtCAGTGGTGTGACTATAGTTTTTATCTTGACTGGACAGTGACTGAAAAAAGTTGTTATAGttgacattaaaaataaaagtacatgGGGCATGATAATAATATTTTGTAGGGAAGTAAAGCATGAGCAAAATGAAGCATAAGAATGATGAAACGTTATGATACgtacatttgaaataattatgaTTGTTCAAGTGCTCATGTATTGCACAGAATGAGATTAAAGTGATAAAGAATTTGCAGGGCCAAACCCTTGATTACAAAATGAGAAAGCAATGATTTgatttgcttttctgtttatgATCTGCCTTGACTGGAAAACACATTCAGCAACTGagttaaatttcaaaataaattaatgctTGGGATTGTAGTGACCTGTATCTTGGAAATCAAAGGGAAAGTGAAGTTTACAATAATATGTTTACTTGATACTTAAATTGTAgctgaattttgattatgtgtaACTATATAATCCATTTTTACATCAGATCTCTATCAATGGCTTTTAAAACCATATATAATTGGGAGCAGAAGTAGAGAAcacctggaaaagagagagaaggaaattgCTGGAAAGATGTAAGCAATAGGGAAATTGGAAAGAGCCACATTATCTTCCAAGATCAGAGAGTTAAGCAATGCTTCAGCAGGAGGAAGCATGACAGAAGTGAAGATGAACATCTTTGGAACTAGAAGTTTAAAAGGGTGTGGCTCATAGCCAAGGATATCTTCAGAATACAAGATAAAGCCTGCTTTAGATGGGAAGGAATTAGAGAATCTCAAAGTTGTAGGCCCATGGGAAGAGTAGAGCTAAGTGTCTCTGAGCTCGAAGTGAGAAAAGGTGCCAATTACAAGCCAGGTATCTTCTAGGGAGTCAAACGTAGCTAAGAGGAAGTGCTCTTAAAGCTTCAAATGAAGGTTGAAATTTGTGTGAGTCAAGCATTAGTAAGTAACAGCTAGATGGAGAAGAGGGCTGGAGTGATGGTAGAATTCCTCCTCTTACAGATAAAGTAAAAGGTCAAGGTCAAGATCTGAGTTCAAATTACTTGGATTTTAGGTTTGCTAGCCTTCTTTACGCATACTGATATTTGGAAAGTATCTGTTAATTGTGCAAGAAATTTGCCTCTGATCTTTGTATCTGAAGTTTATTGCTTTTGTGCAAATTCCATTCTTGTATGTTTTATCACATATACAGTAAGTTATTTGAACCTCAGATCCCATTCAATTGGTCCCCGCCCATTATTCTATGGGAAACTATTCTATTCAGACACTGCATTTTTATCAGTGCTAAATGCTGTACTCCATACAATTGTGATTGTTTGGGCATTTAGCTATGCAAAGAGAAatttttcctgttcctttttaaaaaaaataaaattgggttTTAAATTGTAAGATTGATGTTTTCATTTTCATCTCCTCAAAAGATGAGAATTGCTGTTCTCTGACCAGAAGCCTCAAAGCAGCTAGGGCCAGGTGGTGACACTACAATGTTAGGTTTctttttccatcatcatcatcatctatcattGTTACCATGATAATTGGGATGATGTGGATGAGAATGTTGTCTAATTTAAGGGTAAGCTGCTCAGCCTCTGGGAACCCCATCTCTGTCACAAGTTGTTGAAGAGAAGCCTGgccaaaatattttcttccttcagGAAAATGAGTGATGGCAGCAGGACAGTGTTATGTAACTCATACCCAAAAGCTGTTCAATGCACCTGGCCATGGGGGAAGCAGGGTCAAAAGGCATGGCCAGGTGAGCTGCCTTTTCCAGTGGTGGCACTTCACTATACTTCTcccaggctttttttccccctacaaaaTTGAAGTTTTCTCAAACTCATGATCTTATGCTTCGATACGTACATAAGAATTAAGCTGGACTAGATGATTATGGGAAGCCAACAATAGAAGAATGCTCACTCACTGATTTCCATCAACTGATACTAAAAGCATATGCCCAATATTGGAATTCACAATCATGATTCGTAATCTGTGATAGTCTTATTTTCCAGGAATTTGTGCATCTCATTTTTGGTAGCAAATTCCAGTTTAGGCTCCTGTTTATAAAGAGTCCCTCTTGTCCAAGAGTTgccattttttatatttatatttttaaaaagacgtGCAAAGAATCTTCAAGTTTTGATATGTCAGCCCCATGAAGGACTTTTTAAATTTGAACAGAATTACTGTATTCTATCACATGAATTCAGAAGCAGCCATATGAAATGGTGTTCATGCAAAAATCTACAGTGTATGTTGAAATAGATGGGTTTTAATGAGAAAACACAGATTTGTGTTTATTTGTGTGGTTTTGAAGTGACAATTAAATGGAAATATAATTTGCTGTTAAAAGTAATACAATTTTGTGGATAGAATGCCAGACAGTGCAGAATATGTCATTTCATAGGTCTGCTCAATTCTATAGATGACAAAGTAATCTTTGGCCAATTAGCATTTGTTACTTATCCTATCTCAGTACAATGTTGTGGTAATAAGAGAAGAAAGCAAGGGGAagggtaaaataaaaatgaaatatttatttaataactaatgaaattaaaaataatgtacattTTTAACTGATAAAATATTTACACAACAGTGCCATTAATGGTTGCTATAAGGTTGTCAGATAGCTAAGTAGCTGTTAGCTCATAAAAGCCATTGTTCACAGGAGATTTAAGTAGACTTCTGCATGTGAACAGCAATAATCACAATGATTAGAAACTCATGGTTTAGATTTTCTGGTTAATAgtgttaaaatattaaatgtttccATATGATCCATCAAACATAGCAGACACTTACCACTGAGAAGTATGTCTTTAAAAGTGTTATCATGCAATACAAAGCTTATAAACCTTCAATACTCAAGTAGCAGTTTAATGAGTATAGACCTCCATTTTGCAAAGTAGCAACTGATGAGGAAGCCTacaatggcattttaaaatgttactttatttttaacatgGGTATTCTTCATGCAGACACACATGGCCACCAAAACAGGAAGGAACATCATGCTCAAACCTGGTTCTAATCTTGGGGGGGAGATAGGAAAGAGTCTGGTTCTTACCTGATGTAGGAGAAGTGATGTTCCTGTGCATTACCATAACCTGCAGAACTTCAAGAATTACCATGAAAAATGGCTTTTCCACAGAGGATGAAGGACAAGCAACAAGCATAGCTTTCACAAGACAGGAGAAAATATCCTCTCTCAGCTACATAAATGCAATTTATCTTAGTCTTAATACCCtgcttattaaaattattatggaATATAGAAAAACAATCCTATGTCAGGTGAAGTCCATCCTATGAAGATAGTATGCTCTGGGGTATCTGCTTTTTTAAGGAGCTGAAGAATTGTTTCTAGCTTGTATGCCATGCTAAAGCTGAAACTGATTTCCATGTGACAGCTTAAGAGAAatcaaccactagatggtagtaTTGAAGGCAGTAAAGGTACGAGGCCATAGCATAGGATGTGACAGATTCAGGCATGGAAGTTAAGACCTTGTAACACTGCAATATGCAAGCTGTAGTCTGATTTATGAGGATCTTTTTAGCACCCAATCTGACTTGAAAAGGAACAATCATGAATTTGCTATCTGGAATTTTTTAGAGTATTTAAGGTAATGAATATTTAATTCTTTGCCACTTCTTTTTATCTAGATGTTGTTGTGGACAGAACAAAAATTAGGCAGTATTAATTCCTAGCCTTTGTGAAAGCCTTATTAATTTTTTGGCATGAAAATAGGTTCAACATAACATGGGCGAAATATGATTCTTTTTGACTGATAAGGCTCCTACTTCTGAAACCTTACACAAAAATGATGGTCACTAATTCCCACCCTGCCAAGGAAGAAGCGTGTGACAGCTTATGCAAAGGCTTAAAGGTAACTTTAAAGGTAAAAGTATTGGACaaattaatgcagtgtttcttaaacgtttttctctcaggacctcttcctgcttttaaaaagtatggagttgcccaaaagagcttttatttgtatgttatatgtatcaatatttactgtattaaaaattaaagttgatgcatttgctgccactaccgTTTCTCataattgtttgatgggattttagtacaggtagtcctcctttagcgactgcctcgtacagggaccatttgcagttacgacagtgatgaaaaagtaactttgtaaccaatccttgcatttacgatctttttaagatcataagcagtcagtttcacttatcaactgcttcacttaacaaccaagctgccagtcccagttgtggttgctaaatgacgACTAcctatattatttttcaacataggttggcaagtaattttgattttgcagaccctgaaagggtcttgggggaccccaggGGTCTttggaccacactttgagaaacactgaattaatggaagtcatggggatcaatggctattagccttgatggcagtgtgactgcctctgaagccCATTTTCTGGGAAGCTAGTGGGCTTCCCcatgcagttggttggccactgtgagaacagactgctatATCAGATGGGCCTGGGATCTGATCCAGGAGGGCACTGCCTACCATTAACTTGGTTAATGCCCCTAACATTTTGGGTACGTTCCAAGGATTAGAGCTATCCACAGATTTCCTTCTTAAGAAATACGTATCTTTTAAGCCTTTTGAAAGGGTAGTTTACAAAGCTACCACCACTCTTCTTTATTTATGAGGGCAGAAATCCTGATTCAAGCATACTAGAGAAGAACAATCATCACATTAAAGTCTGCATTAATTGTATCTGTCCTTACCAAAACTCTTCCAAATAACTTTAGAAGAATGGCCATTATTTATGTTCATGTTCTAGCTCTGGCTCTTCACTAAGCACACAAGAAGCTGAGGCCAActagaaaaacagaagaatatcGCCTTCTATTTTGGAGGTGATTCATTAACACTGCTATATCCTTTCTTCAGGCATGGCACACATGGCTGTTTTAATGAACAGCGATGAGGCTCTGCGCTCACACAagttccaaagcactttttccgaatAATATCTGAAGTGTGCTTAACCCtagtaaaaaaaatactttgcagaAATGAGAGAAGTAGGTAGAACCTGTATACACCAATACATGCATTGTAAAAAGTTAGGGTTCTGTGTGTGTGGAAACgtaacacacatacaaaaatctCCCTGCCTCCAGTAAATATCAATGTGCATGCTTTATGCAAGCTGGTCAGAACTGATGCAAATTATGAGCACCTCAAATCAGCAATAATTCATCAACTAGTGCAGAACACTGAATTACACAAACAGAGACCACATTTGATTATGTATTCCAGTTAAGAAACTATAACGTGTTTCCAGTGGGCATACAAAAGACAATAAAGCATCTAACTGATTTTTGACAATAACATCTTCTGGATGTAATTTATGTGGCAAATGGTGAGCCAATGACATCTCCCAAGCATCCACAAAATACACCTCAATTCCTGAGAACATCTTCCTCATTATTGTGTCAAGCTGATAGGAATACCAGTCACTGTTGAAAAGGCTAACTTCTGGGCCAAGCTCTTGAACATTGGCAGTTTTGATGACTATATGAGTTTTTGGGCTCCGATCTAACAGCCGAACAACTGCCCTGCGAATATTTCTCAATCTCCTGATGTACACTTCTATAGGAAAAGTGCTAAGGTGAGACCAAATAGTTATGGCTATCACAGTGTTCTTCCCACCGGCAATACGATTCAGTTCATTGGCAATATAATGCAGTTCACTGCTAAAAACTGTGTAAAAGCGAATGGGAGGGCCATGGCAACGGAAATTTAATAAGATGTTATGCTTTGAGTCTACAGCCATGAGAGGGCCAACTTTTTTAGGACGTCCAAGGTTTAATTCCACaagatctgaaaaataaaagaattgctATATCACTGTATGCAATACACTCTAGAATTGTTAGTAAGACAAAACTAATTTAGACTTAGCATTATGCCATCTGAAAAATCatccaaaagacaaaaaaaatgcagtttattCTTATATACTTGTCTAACCATTTCAAAGGAACAAAAAGGTATATAACCACATAGAGAccccttctttggagaaaaaaatacttcaatGCCTTAACCACCCGAATGGGCCTTTTCTTTGTTCCCCTTCACAAATTCAAGGGGTTCCCCTTGAGCCCCTCTTTGCTCCAAATGCACTGCATTTTTGCTGTAAAGTACTGCAGCAGTCTACCCTTTGCTGTCAGTTCTGCTCCAGTTTTGAGAATTCAGCCAGCAGAATTTATGTGGAAGGTCTAAAGTCCTGTTTTTTGCAGCCATttagtggccatccagatttttgtagctgAGATCTGGTAGACCCTTTGCAAAGACCCTATGTAAATCTGCCTCTCATATCTGCTACCAGCTTCACTGAAGACTACTTCAGTTTTGTCCAGTGGAACAGCTGCTCTCTTCACTGGAGGGCAGAAGTGGGATAGCTTTTCTTCTCATGGGGGAGCCTTTTGGGGCTGCATACCAAATGGCAGTTCGGCCTAGTGTCAAAAGTTGATGGGCCCACACAGATAcagtttctctcttccttcccaccTCGCCCCACACACATAGCAAACTGCCCCAAAGGGACAGGGCTTTCTTGTTTGCTTGTCAAGGGCTTCTGAAATTAGACGAAAGGCCACAATTGGTCTAAAAGCATTTTAGATTTGCCTGCTGTGCCTGACTTCCCTTGGTAGGCCCAGATAGCCTAATAATGGGATATTCTTATAGtgaaatagaaattggaaaaaatcaagtttgGGATTTCTTTTCAACTTTTCTCTCAACTTTCAAAAATACATGTATATCAACCAAACAACATCAGTAACGAAGTGATTAACATTAGAAAAATGCTGTAATTCTAAATCCAAATGATCTGTGGCAGAATTTCTTTTAAGACAGAGTCAATCTGAACATACCTGGAACAAATGCTGTCAGATATTCAAACCACTGTCTGATTGTAGAATCTCCAAAAAAGTGAATACGTTTTCCCTGTAAACATTCAATAATATCTGATGACTTATTAAAATGCCGAATCAGCTGGGTCCTTTGTTGCCATTCATCTTGGTAATAATAACCAGAAGGAAATACATCAGGGCTATGAGATCTTTCTAGACTGTCCgtttctgaaagagaaaatttTGAATATTACAATGTCCCTGTACTGAAAAGCTATTAACAAATTTTATCTTTAATGTATTGCAGGTGAATTttcaaacaaaaatggaatattttgagtctttgtatgtatttttatatgtatgggAAACTCCACTGAAAGTCTTGTGAGTGCAgcagaaataaatatacataaatcaacAAGATAGATTGCAGACAGACATATACATAGTATTTCATATATGCATTTTCAAAGCAACATACCAGATGCAATTGTTTTGGTTCATAAATCGAGGAAGTTATAAGATACACACGACCTAAAATATGAGCCTTTGAGTTTAACAAAGAAACCACATAATACACTTAACATTATTTGTATGTTAGTTACAATTAGAGTATTTTAAATTTGCCATTTTTGATATGTACTGAAAAGCTATTAACAAATTTTATCTTTAATGTATTCTTTGTTAAGAATGCACTTTTGGAAACCTTACCCTCAACTACGCTATACTCTCAATCATCTGCAGTAAGAGCATTATAACAGTACCCTACAATATTGGATTAATGGGGATGTCCAGAGATATGAATACAAAGGGATAAATATGATTCAGATATAATATACAACACATGGGTTCATACTTAGCACCTGTCAGAAACACCTAACAGTTGCACCTTCTCCTGGGTTCACACAGCTGCCCTCAATAGCTGCTGCATGGAAAAGAAGTATTTTGTTTAAATAGACCCCAAGAGATGCCACATACATGCCAACACATGCTCTGAATCACATTTTGTCCTTTTAAACAGGAGttttgctcagccctaggaagaataaCCAAGATAGAAAACATGAAGAACCCTTAAGTACCACATAATAGttaagtaatattttaaataatttgtattaTTGTACAATAATAGAATTCTAACAATAGCTGTTCAACAGTTTCTCGTAAACTACTGAAACACTGTTGATGGCAGCAGTTCATAAGTTgaaacagtataaaacaatactttcaaatattatttacttTACCTGGATGCCCCAAAGGTCTTACGATCACAGTATCAGGCCCACTGGAAGGTATTGGCATTTTAATATTCACACCACTAAATTaaggcaaaaatatatttttttaaaaaaaacctaaatataAAAAGTCACATTTGTCTACTGCTAAATATTTAGAAAAGGATTGCTCATTAATTTGAATGTTATTCTATCACTGGCATGTCAATATTTCCCTCTGATGCAAAAGCAAATTGAGTTATATTACATGCCTTCACTAATCAATACTGGCAAATCCCATATTCAAGATTCATTGTGCTGAAAAGCACAAATCACCTCAAAACATATTGAGTTAAAAGAGGACTTAGCTATCTTAATaatattccattttattcttcaTTGCTAAATGTATTTATCTAGCATTTACTATGAGGCCTATCAACAACATCGCTATTGAGTGCTTCTTTTCGCAGTAAAAAAAAGTGCCAAAAGCAGTAaaagatacatttaaaaatacatgagtc
The Candoia aspera isolate rCanAsp1 chromosome 5, rCanAsp1.hap2, whole genome shotgun sequence genome window above contains:
- the NXPE3 gene encoding NXPE family member 3, which codes for MWPYFSKTHILCFILALLTIFVVVHNFYQLENLNTTGLKWLVEENESQSSLHTTKTRRKLYCGYEHQVLSKIEHEEEEALFAALQWPKPPEDKVPFVRSTDPFHSYFVILNHHANFRVGDQLELLVHMKDYNGNPKQYGGDYLQSRIHSAHLKAGAIGRTVDYQNGSYRIFFTLLWPGEVTVSVSLVHPSEGIQLLQRLREEKPDRAYFKSLFKSGRISEVTICNVCLPGDMPVCNFTDSYTGEPWFCYKPRKLSCATRINHFKGGYEKGLLTSEESNFFQSGVNIKMPIPSSGPDTVIVRPLGHPETDSLERSHSPDVFPSGYYYQDEWQQRTQLIRHFNKSSDIIECLQGKRIHFFGDSTIRQWFEYLTAFVPDLVELNLGRPKKVGPLMAVDSKHNILLNFRCHGPPIRFYTVFSSELHYIANELNRIAGGKNTVIAITIWSHLSTFPIEVYIRRLRNIRRAVVRLLDRSPKTHIVIKTANVQELGPEVSLFNSDWYSYQLDTIMRKMFSGIEVYFVDAWEMSLAHHLPHKLHPEDVIVKNQLDALLSFVCPLETRYSFLTGIHNQMWSLFV